A genomic window from Companilactobacillus alimentarius DSM 20249 includes:
- a CDS encoding MIP/aquaporin family protein produces the protein MHYTLLVRCVAEFIGTAIMVALGNGSVANVELKGTKGFHGGWILIGFGYGIGVMVPAMMFGPISGGQINPAMTLALAFNGEFPWAEVGPYIIAQFLGAIFGQLMIVAAYKPYYNKTENVESILGTFSTIDAENSRINGFINEFIGTFILVFGAVALTSDHIDPRADFIGLGFLVMCLVVSFGGPTGPALNPARDLGPRLLHAILPLDPKGSSQWKYSWVPVLAPILGAICAVKLYGAFF, from the coding sequence ATGCACTATACGTTGTTAGTACGTTGCGTTGCTGAATTTATCGGAACAGCCATCATGGTTGCCCTTGGTAATGGTTCTGTTGCCAACGTTGAATTAAAAGGAACAAAAGGTTTCCACGGTGGGTGGATCTTAATTGGATTTGGTTATGGTATCGGTGTTATGGTACCAGCCATGATGTTTGGTCCCATTTCAGGTGGTCAAATCAATCCAGCGATGACTTTGGCTTTAGCTTTTAATGGTGAATTCCCATGGGCTGAAGTTGGTCCATATATCATTGCTCAATTTTTAGGAGCTATCTTTGGTCAATTGATGATCGTAGCGGCCTACAAACCTTATTACAACAAGACAGAAAACGTTGAAAGTATTTTAGGAACATTCTCAACAATCGATGCTGAGAACAGTCGTATCAATGGTTTTATCAATGAATTTATTGGAACATTTATTCTGGTTTTTGGTGCCGTTGCTTTGACATCAGATCACATCGATCCTCGTGCTGACTTTATCGGATTAGGATTCTTGGTTATGTGTTTGGTTGTATCCTTTGGTGGACCAACTGGACCAGCCTTGAACCCTGCTCGTGACTTGGGTCCACGTCTATTGCATGCAATATTGCCTTTAGATCCAAAAGGTTCATCCCAATGGAAATACAGTTGGGTGCCAGTTCTAGCTCCAATTCTTGGTGCAATTTGTGCCGTTAAATTATACGGAGCTTTCTTCTAA